One segment of Mycolicibacterium baixiangningiae DNA contains the following:
- a CDS encoding NtaA/DmoA family FMN-dependent monooxygenase (This protein belongs to a clade of FMN-dependent monooxygenases, within a broader family of flavin-dependent oxidoreductases, the luciferase-like monooxygenase (LMM) family, some of whose members use coenzyme F420 rather than FMN.) — protein MKDKKFHLGWFMNFTSDMWTGPFEQAGGTPWDGQFYVEMAKNLERAGFDFIMMEDKLAVSEAFGGTKEAVLKHAFGMVPKHDPAPLATLMSASTQHLGIVATLSTLGYPPFMLARLCSTIDHISHGRFGWNIVTSAENAAAQNFGLDKLPPREDRYAMADEYMDLVYQLWDSWEPDAVVIDRERGVHTDFTKVHEINFDGKYYKCRGPLNTAPSPQGRPTFLQAGGSPRGRDFAAKHADAIITLAEGVDGMREYREDVRGRAAAQGRNPDEVKVMYLVVPTLGETTEEALARRERMVTSQAFAEQSLSLLSSITDIDFAQFDLDSPLPHLTTNGEQGSLDKFQQSGSGKTLRELVYESAEFSSSYPLIGTPSAVADEMEWLMDEVGGDGFLITLHNQGVSRRHVIEVTDGLVPELQRRGVVRTEYTQKTLRETLREF, from the coding sequence GTGAAAGACAAGAAGTTTCATCTCGGCTGGTTCATGAACTTCACCTCCGACATGTGGACCGGGCCGTTCGAGCAGGCCGGCGGCACACCGTGGGACGGCCAGTTCTACGTCGAGATGGCAAAGAACCTGGAGCGTGCAGGCTTCGACTTCATCATGATGGAGGACAAGCTGGCCGTCTCCGAGGCTTTCGGCGGTACCAAAGAAGCCGTGCTCAAGCACGCGTTCGGCATGGTGCCCAAGCATGATCCGGCACCCTTGGCGACGCTGATGAGCGCGTCCACCCAACATCTCGGCATCGTGGCCACGCTGTCGACGTTGGGCTATCCGCCGTTCATGCTGGCTCGGTTGTGCTCCACCATCGACCACATCTCGCACGGCCGGTTCGGCTGGAACATCGTGACCAGCGCCGAGAACGCAGCCGCCCAAAATTTCGGCCTGGACAAACTGCCGCCGCGCGAGGACCGCTATGCGATGGCCGACGAGTACATGGATCTGGTTTACCAGCTGTGGGATTCGTGGGAACCGGACGCCGTCGTCATCGATCGCGAGCGCGGTGTGCACACCGATTTCACGAAAGTGCACGAGATCAACTTCGACGGCAAGTACTACAAATGCCGCGGTCCACTCAACACCGCGCCGTCTCCGCAGGGCCGACCGACGTTCCTGCAAGCCGGAGGATCTCCGCGGGGACGCGACTTCGCGGCCAAGCACGCCGACGCGATCATCACGCTGGCCGAAGGCGTCGACGGGATGCGGGAGTATCGCGAGGACGTCCGTGGCCGGGCGGCCGCCCAGGGCCGCAATCCCGACGAGGTCAAGGTCATGTACCTCGTGGTTCCGACGCTCGGCGAGACCACCGAGGAGGCGCTGGCGCGGCGCGAGCGGATGGTCACCTCGCAGGCGTTCGCCGAACAGTCACTGTCGCTACTCTCGTCGATCACCGATATCGACTTCGCTCAGTTCGACCTCGATTCGCCGCTGCCGCATCTCACCACCAACGGCGAGCAGGGCTCGCTCGACAAGTTCCAGCAGTCCGGTTCGGGTAAGACTCTGCGGGAACTCGTCTACGAGTCCGCCGAGTTCTCGTCGTCCTATCCGCTGATCGGTACGCCGTCGGCCGTGGCCGATGAGATGGAATGGCTCATGGACGAGGTCGGCGGCGATGGTTTCCTCATCACACTGCACAACCAAGGGGTGAGCCGCAGGCACGTCATCGAGGTCACCGACGGCCTGGTGCCTGAACTGCAGCGGCGCGGCGTCGTGCGCACGGAGTACACGCAGAAGACTCTGCGCGAGACGCTTCGGGAGTTCTGA
- a CDS encoding LacI family DNA-binding transcriptional regulator, translating to MALAANVSTTTVSDSLNGSGSLPEKTRQRVRKIAVELGYRPSVAARSLRNGRTGILVITMAPSDVDAESLWHVEYFMRVMAGAAIEANQRGFFLAVAPAHMQLDVAHDGLIAVDPAKGDELLESARRRGTPVSTVGRTDSAAASWVDNDWTGVVADVLDHLERGGSRRPMLMTPDSPASYIHSVEHEFSSWCAQRGFADRRSRIPGALDPAVARAAVRNILDTPEPPDALFVGLDQLALAAELAAMDLGLRVPQDLMLVNLGDGAAVASAPVPISVVELHAEDMGRAAVRMLVDQIEHAAHPHHEVVPGHLVVRASSRP from the coding sequence GTGGCACTCGCCGCGAACGTGTCGACCACGACGGTGTCGGACTCGTTGAACGGCAGTGGTTCGCTGCCCGAGAAGACCCGGCAGCGGGTGCGCAAGATTGCTGTCGAGCTGGGGTATCGCCCCAGTGTCGCCGCGCGGTCGTTGCGCAACGGACGCACCGGAATCCTGGTGATCACGATGGCGCCAAGTGATGTTGACGCCGAATCTTTGTGGCATGTCGAGTATTTCATGCGGGTCATGGCCGGAGCCGCGATCGAAGCGAATCAACGCGGCTTTTTCCTCGCGGTTGCGCCGGCGCACATGCAGTTGGATGTCGCGCACGACGGGCTCATCGCCGTCGACCCGGCCAAGGGTGATGAGCTGCTCGAGTCCGCCCGCCGCCGCGGCACGCCGGTGAGCACGGTGGGGCGCACCGACTCCGCCGCGGCGAGCTGGGTCGACAACGACTGGACGGGTGTCGTTGCCGACGTCCTCGATCATCTTGAACGCGGCGGGTCGCGTCGGCCGATGCTCATGACGCCGGACTCCCCTGCGTCGTACATCCATTCCGTCGAGCATGAGTTCAGCTCCTGGTGCGCCCAGCGAGGATTCGCCGACCGCAGGTCGCGCATCCCGGGCGCCCTCGATCCGGCGGTGGCTCGCGCAGCCGTGCGGAACATCCTCGACACCCCCGAACCCCCGGACGCGCTCTTCGTCGGCCTGGATCAGCTCGCGCTGGCCGCGGAACTCGCCGCGATGGACCTGGGGCTGCGCGTCCCGCAGGACCTCATGCTGGTGAATCTCGGCGACGGTGCGGCGGTTGCCTCTGCGCCTGTGCCGATCTCGGTGGTCGAATTGCACGCCGAGGACATGGGGAGAGCAGCGGTCCGGATGCTGGTCGACCAGATCGAACACGCCGCCCACCCGCACCACGAGGTGGTGCCCGGGCATCTCGTCGTCCGCGCCAGCTCTCGGCCGTAG
- a CDS encoding DUF7715 family protein, producing MKILVATKLTQGTRSNDYNYCVPGELVWVQEPCDRDRRNPDGGCGCGRGFAGVASHRATTTAEVAEVDFSRDELITAMQTSLADGGWPPVWAAEVVDENLTIASVFPAGTVIERRVDEFQARTA from the coding sequence ATGAAGATTTTGGTGGCGACAAAACTCACCCAGGGCACCCGCAGCAACGACTACAACTACTGCGTCCCAGGCGAACTCGTGTGGGTCCAGGAACCATGTGACCGAGACCGGCGAAACCCTGACGGCGGCTGCGGATGCGGCCGTGGCTTCGCCGGCGTGGCGTCCCACCGCGCGACGACAACGGCGGAGGTCGCCGAGGTCGATTTCAGTCGCGACGAACTGATCACCGCGATGCAGACAAGCCTGGCCGACGGCGGGTGGCCACCGGTCTGGGCCGCAGAAGTCGTCGACGAGAACCTGACGATCGCTTCGGTGTTCCCGGCCGGGACGGTCATCGAGCGGCGAGTGGACGAGTTCCAAGCCCGGACTGCCTAG
- a CDS encoding amidase has translation MNEDELAASDGIAIAESIRAGVISAEEVVESAIARAESLDPLLGFQVTSMAATARAHAATVDVDAPLAGVPCLIKDHLALQAGVRHTSGSRYLRDFVATADSQIVRQYRAAGLIPIGTSATCEFALLSTAESAAHGPCRNPWDPTRTTGGSSGGAAAAVAAGVVPIAHGNDAAGSIRIPASACGLFGLKPSRHRALVPELLSGSPASGIWSEHVLTRTVRDSAAVLQARAAGSARDGDRFTESSSLEPALRIGYATTPPSGNPVDSDCEEAVDDAVQLCARLGHTVAEAKLPGDFAELERAFLILYTAGAAAWLDHWIGVLGKPPGPGDLEPYTDAVVAHGRSFSPAAIRGAIETLEQAEHQISAFWADFDVFLTPTLAAPPPPHGFFTPDPTDPLELLERDAEFSPFTWYANAVGSPAMSVPLYWNADALPIGTHFMAAHGREDLLLALAFELENARPWSVHRPVIFGRHDRPKD, from the coding sequence GTGAACGAAGACGAGCTGGCAGCCAGCGACGGGATAGCCATCGCCGAGTCCATCCGGGCTGGGGTGATCTCGGCCGAGGAGGTGGTCGAAAGCGCCATCGCTCGTGCTGAATCTCTAGATCCGCTTCTCGGGTTCCAGGTGACGAGCATGGCGGCGACCGCGCGCGCTCACGCCGCTACCGTCGACGTCGATGCGCCGCTGGCCGGTGTGCCCTGCTTGATCAAGGACCACCTGGCCTTGCAGGCCGGCGTACGGCACACGTCAGGCTCGCGATACCTGCGGGACTTCGTCGCCACCGCCGACAGCCAGATCGTCCGTCAATACCGCGCGGCCGGCCTGATCCCCATCGGCACGTCGGCGACATGTGAATTCGCGTTACTGTCAACCGCCGAGTCCGCGGCCCACGGGCCTTGCCGCAATCCGTGGGACCCCACCCGCACCACAGGAGGATCGAGCGGCGGCGCCGCGGCAGCGGTGGCTGCCGGTGTCGTGCCCATCGCCCACGGCAACGACGCGGCCGGTTCGATACGAATTCCCGCATCGGCGTGCGGGCTTTTCGGACTCAAACCGAGCAGGCACCGCGCGCTGGTCCCTGAGCTGTTATCCGGTAGCCCCGCGTCCGGGATCTGGTCCGAGCACGTCTTGACACGAACAGTGCGTGATAGTGCCGCGGTCCTCCAGGCCCGCGCCGCGGGTTCAGCGCGCGACGGCGACCGTTTCACCGAGAGCTCCTCACTAGAGCCGGCTCTCCGGATTGGTTACGCCACAACACCGCCATCCGGAAACCCGGTCGACAGTGATTGCGAAGAAGCGGTTGACGACGCGGTCCAACTCTGCGCGCGCCTGGGTCACACCGTCGCCGAGGCCAAGCTGCCGGGCGACTTCGCGGAGCTCGAGCGCGCCTTCTTGATCCTCTACACCGCGGGAGCCGCAGCGTGGCTTGACCATTGGATCGGTGTCCTCGGAAAACCCCCGGGTCCCGGCGACCTCGAACCCTACACCGACGCTGTTGTCGCGCATGGTCGCAGTTTCTCACCTGCCGCCATACGCGGTGCAATTGAGACTCTCGAGCAAGCCGAACACCAGATTTCCGCGTTCTGGGCCGATTTTGATGTGTTCCTGACCCCGACGCTGGCAGCACCGCCACCTCCCCACGGCTTCTTCACACCAGATCCAACGGATCCTTTGGAACTGCTGGAGCGTGACGCTGAGTTTTCGCCATTTACCTGGTACGCCAACGCCGTCGGTTCGCCCGCCATGTCCGTGCCGCTGTACTGGAACGCTGACGCCCTCCCTATCGGAACCCACTTCATGGCGGCTCACGGCCGCGAGGATCTCCTGCTCGCGCTTGCCTTCGAACTGGAGAACGCTCGTCCATGGTCGGTGCATCGCCCCGTGATCTTCGGGCGACACGACCGACCAAAGGACTGA
- a CDS encoding DEAD/DEAH box helicase, whose amino-acid sequence MSAPTGLDAAIEYHIVNSLGWPGLRPLQVDSVEPVRSGTDCVLVAPTAGGKTEAALFPLLSEMVEGNWSGTTILYVTPLRALLNNIHPRVSAYCSWLGRTAGLWHGDIGQSERRGMLADRPDILLTTPESIEAMLVSRRVDHERFLGSVRGVVIDELHSFANSDRGWHLLAVLERVERIAKNRIQRVGLSATIGNPEAVGTWMQGSTEGRKPVVVVREDSSPTVSPEVTIDYVGSMDNAATVISRLHRGDKRLVFAESRRSAEELAFLLRERGVQTFVSHSSLSVDERRQSERAFAEAKDTVIVATSTLELGIDIGDLDRVIQIDAPRTVSSFLQRLGRTGRRPGTSRNTLFLATSLDGLLDAAAVLLLWKRGFVEEVVAPPHPRHLAAQQLLALALQEGSFGASDWSRWWGDLPLMADGAEVLAYLREQEFLVEDSGLLMIGPRAEEEFGKRHFMDLLSTFVADLELRVVAGIKEIGFVSPLAIPAGKDREQRPLVLAGRGWLVQHVDWERFTVWVEEIPTKGDVRWPSGAVTQSFEVCQAKREVLLGAVPDVELSKRVPVAMERLREERATEVNDNGLVLHPRGAGGARLWTWAGLRANATLLAGLGLNASGVENESVLLPEGITGDDVKAADSDAVPRVDEEAISGLKFSVALPLDLAAKTLGERLADPRGARETARAHIVRYRAG is encoded by the coding sequence ATGTCGGCTCCCACTGGCCTCGACGCGGCCATCGAATATCACATCGTCAACTCGCTCGGTTGGCCTGGACTCAGACCACTCCAGGTCGACTCGGTCGAACCGGTCAGGTCAGGTACGGATTGCGTCCTCGTCGCACCGACCGCCGGGGGCAAGACCGAGGCCGCTCTTTTTCCTCTGCTTTCTGAGATGGTCGAAGGCAACTGGTCAGGTACGACCATCCTCTATGTCACGCCACTTCGTGCGCTCCTGAACAACATTCACCCTCGCGTGAGCGCCTATTGCTCCTGGCTCGGCAGGACGGCCGGGTTGTGGCATGGCGACATTGGGCAGTCCGAGCGTCGGGGCATGCTCGCCGACAGGCCAGACATCCTGCTGACGACCCCGGAATCCATTGAGGCCATGCTCGTGTCGCGACGAGTCGACCATGAGCGATTCCTCGGGTCCGTCCGGGGTGTCGTGATCGACGAACTTCACTCGTTCGCTAATTCCGACCGAGGCTGGCACTTACTCGCCGTGCTGGAGCGCGTCGAACGGATCGCTAAGAACAGGATCCAACGCGTCGGGCTTTCCGCAACCATTGGCAACCCAGAGGCGGTTGGCACGTGGATGCAGGGTTCGACCGAGGGGCGCAAGCCGGTCGTCGTGGTGCGAGAGGACTCATCGCCGACGGTGAGCCCAGAGGTCACCATCGACTATGTCGGGAGCATGGACAACGCCGCCACGGTCATCTCTCGGCTCCATCGGGGCGACAAGCGACTGGTGTTCGCCGAATCACGGCGTTCCGCCGAGGAACTCGCCTTCCTCCTGCGCGAGCGTGGCGTCCAGACGTTCGTGTCCCACTCGTCGCTCTCCGTCGACGAGAGGCGACAAAGCGAACGTGCTTTCGCCGAGGCCAAAGACACGGTCATCGTCGCGACATCCACGCTTGAGCTTGGTATCGACATCGGCGACCTCGATCGAGTCATCCAGATCGACGCGCCGCGCACCGTTTCGTCGTTCCTACAACGACTCGGCCGTACCGGCAGGCGACCGGGCACGAGCCGCAACACTCTGTTCCTCGCCACCAGTCTCGACGGACTACTCGACGCTGCTGCCGTTCTACTCCTGTGGAAGCGCGGATTCGTCGAGGAGGTAGTCGCTCCACCACATCCACGCCACCTTGCTGCCCAACAACTTCTTGCGCTGGCGCTCCAAGAGGGATCGTTTGGAGCATCGGACTGGTCGCGTTGGTGGGGGGACCTTCCGCTCATGGCGGATGGTGCGGAGGTGCTCGCCTACCTGCGCGAGCAAGAGTTTCTCGTTGAGGACTCAGGGTTGCTGATGATAGGCCCGCGCGCGGAGGAGGAGTTTGGCAAGCGACACTTCATGGACCTTCTCTCGACTTTCGTTGCCGATCTTGAGTTGCGGGTCGTGGCCGGTATTAAGGAGATCGGATTCGTCTCGCCGCTTGCCATTCCGGCCGGGAAGGATCGCGAGCAGCGACCACTCGTTCTCGCAGGTCGAGGCTGGTTAGTCCAACACGTCGACTGGGAGCGCTTCACTGTATGGGTCGAGGAGATCCCGACCAAAGGTGACGTGAGGTGGCCGTCCGGTGCAGTCACGCAATCGTTCGAGGTGTGCCAGGCGAAGAGGGAGGTGCTGCTTGGGGCGGTGCCTGACGTCGAGTTGTCCAAGCGCGTTCCGGTAGCGATGGAGCGCCTCCGCGAAGAACGCGCCACGGAGGTCAACGACAACGGCCTTGTGCTGCATCCTCGCGGTGCGGGAGGTGCGCGCCTGTGGACGTGGGCCGGCCTAAGGGCCAACGCGACACTTCTCGCAGGGCTGGGCCTCAACGCGAGCGGGGTGGAGAACGAGAGCGTGCTTCTTCCAGAAGGCATCACCGGAGATGACGTCAAGGCTGCGGACTCCGACGCCGTTCCGCGCGTCGATGAGGAGGCCATCTCAGGGCTCAAGTTCTCAGTAGCGCTGCCGTTGGACCTCGCCGCCAAGACGCTTGGTGAGCGGCTGGCTGATCCGCGTGGCGCTAGGGAGACTGCCCGAGCCCACATCGTTCGGTATCGAGCAGGGTGA
- a CDS encoding Fic family protein, producing MASVRGGTALTYETLTWDAPVEAGYGLADLRAAQRQAGTYEAAIPASIAELTISLPSAALADAEEASNEITRFDAELGDEIAPFCAVLLRSESAASSNIENLTASARAIAEAEALGDTSRRNAALIVANTEAMKAAVTLADRLDENAILAMHTALMHHSDPLSAGHWRTEQVWIGGGNFGPRGADYVAPRHTRISGAIDDLLAFARRADVPSLPQIALAHAQFETIHPFADGNGRTGRALIQAMLRHKRLTRQITVPVSAGLLTDTDAYFGALSSYRDGDPAAIVERLSEASLLAVANGRRLVTDLRSIREQWDTRITARRDSAVHRVADLLIKHPVFNAQLLQRELGIRTGNARRYVDPLTAAGIIVEFTDRARNRAWRAPEVLSALDAFAARAGRRRRSR from the coding sequence GTGGCATCAGTTCGTGGGGGGACCGCGCTCACGTACGAGACGCTGACGTGGGACGCACCGGTCGAAGCAGGCTACGGACTCGCGGACCTGCGGGCAGCGCAGCGACAAGCCGGAACGTACGAGGCCGCGATCCCCGCTTCCATCGCCGAGCTCACTATCTCGCTTCCTTCGGCTGCCCTGGCCGATGCTGAAGAAGCGAGCAATGAGATCACACGTTTCGACGCCGAGCTCGGCGACGAGATCGCGCCCTTCTGCGCAGTCTTGCTGCGATCCGAGTCCGCGGCGAGCTCGAACATCGAGAATCTGACCGCCTCCGCTCGTGCGATCGCCGAAGCCGAAGCGCTAGGTGACACGAGCCGTCGCAATGCCGCCCTGATCGTGGCCAACACCGAAGCCATGAAGGCTGCGGTCACGCTGGCCGACCGACTCGACGAGAACGCGATACTCGCCATGCACACCGCCCTGATGCACCACAGCGATCCCCTCTCGGCCGGACACTGGCGCACTGAGCAAGTTTGGATTGGCGGTGGGAACTTCGGCCCCCGCGGCGCCGATTACGTCGCACCTCGCCACACCCGCATCTCGGGCGCCATCGACGATCTGCTCGCCTTCGCGCGTCGCGCCGATGTGCCCAGCCTCCCCCAGATCGCCCTCGCTCATGCCCAGTTCGAGACCATCCACCCCTTCGCCGACGGCAACGGTCGAACCGGGCGCGCATTGATCCAAGCGATGCTGCGCCACAAGCGCCTCACTCGCCAGATCACCGTCCCGGTCTCGGCAGGGCTCTTGACCGACACCGATGCCTACTTCGGCGCCCTCAGCTCCTATCGCGACGGTGATCCTGCCGCCATCGTCGAGCGGCTTTCGGAAGCCTCGCTGCTCGCGGTGGCGAACGGACGCCGACTGGTCACCGACCTGAGATCAATTCGCGAACAATGGGATACCCGCATCACTGCCCGCCGCGACTCAGCTGTTCATCGCGTCGCCGACCTGCTCATCAAGCACCCCGTCTTCAATGCGCAACTCCTGCAGCGTGAACTCGGCATAAGGACCGGGAATGCCCGCCGATATGTCGACCCGTTGACCGCCGCCGGAATCATCGTCGAGTTCACCGACCGCGCCCGCAACAGAGCCTGGCGCGCGCCAGAAGTCCTCAGCGCGCTCGACGCGTTCGCCGCGCGGGCCGGGCGACGCAGACGGTCCCGTTAG
- a CDS encoding HD domain-containing protein, translating into MSTPTRATYRTMDEGTAEDYALISRAEEANNAGLVPRVLALVEALADGEQAFPISRLDHSLQSATRAFDDGRPVDYVVAALLHDIGDTYAPHAHGAFAAAVLAPYVSERLAWIVKVHPEFQQYYYAPHMGGVRDAREKYRGHQWFDDCVEFCEKYDQNCFDSQFEHRPLEFFRPMVEQVFAREPWAAHSAT; encoded by the coding sequence ATGAGTACGCCGACACGTGCCACCTACCGCACGATGGACGAGGGCACCGCCGAGGACTACGCGCTGATCAGCCGCGCCGAAGAGGCGAACAATGCGGGCCTGGTGCCCCGCGTCCTCGCACTGGTGGAAGCCCTCGCTGACGGCGAGCAGGCGTTTCCGATCAGCCGGCTGGACCACTCACTGCAGTCGGCGACCCGGGCCTTCGACGACGGACGGCCGGTGGACTACGTGGTCGCGGCGCTTCTGCATGACATCGGTGACACCTACGCGCCCCATGCCCATGGTGCGTTCGCCGCAGCAGTCCTGGCGCCCTACGTGTCGGAACGGCTGGCCTGGATTGTGAAGGTCCACCCCGAATTCCAGCAGTATTACTACGCCCCGCACATGGGTGGTGTCCGAGACGCCCGGGAAAAGTATCGCGGCCACCAATGGTTCGACGACTGTGTGGAGTTCTGCGAGAAGTACGACCAGAACTGTTTCGACTCGCAGTTCGAGCATCGTCCGCTCGAGTTCTTCCGCCCGATGGTCGAGCAGGTCTTCGCCCGCGAACCGTGGGCCGCGCACTCAGCTACATGA
- a CDS encoding DUF4189 domain-containing protein, with product MVTLRRLLVISLVAGCLGGGAAFTAPPAEALGWGAIAVSQNTGKVGYTNGFNSAIEAERAAIGLCNARDCQAVVNFTKGCGAVAQAPDASWAAGVDRDSAGAQKRALISCSRYGPGCRVIGVSCS from the coding sequence ATGGTGACCCTCCGGCGATTGCTTGTGATCTCGCTGGTGGCCGGGTGCCTCGGCGGGGGTGCGGCGTTCACGGCACCGCCTGCCGAAGCTCTGGGTTGGGGCGCGATCGCGGTTTCGCAGAATACCGGCAAGGTGGGCTATACGAACGGCTTCAACTCGGCTATCGAGGCCGAGCGCGCGGCCATAGGCCTATGCAACGCCCGCGACTGTCAGGCGGTCGTGAACTTCACGAAAGGGTGCGGCGCGGTGGCCCAGGCGCCGGACGCGTCGTGGGCAGCGGGTGTGGACCGCGACAGCGCCGGTGCGCAGAAAAGGGCTTTGATTTCGTGCAGTCGATACGGTCCCGGCTGCCGCGTCATCGGCGTGTCATGTAGCTGA
- a CDS encoding APC family permease — MEDIETRSSPVTPSAAPMRREFTMWSAAMLGFVFVSPIVAMYMVFGLGLAAAGPGFWWALVVVLIGQVLIGVTFGVLASRWPMAGGVYQWSRRLLGPAYGWFAGWAYMWTLMITLTAVSYGGALFAAAAFDLDADNQMLMTLVGMVILAGAVLVNVLGRAAVRIVGFLCLIAEVVGSVGIAIWLLCFHRVNSVVTLGSALTWPSDTAFMATPFVLAIMFAGWSFLGFESASTLAEEVGEPKRDIPRAIVGSLVGVGIVVLFTCFAFLMAMPESAAAEADPVAATLTAYLPAPAFKAVMILFVIAYFATVVAISSAVSRIVWSYGRNGELPVSRHLGRLHGRINTPTIATVVTGTIGILLYLPFQSEHIYTLLVTFVTAGFFLSFSFPIVGLAISKIRGTWDRSEPTFLGRAGHVAGWLALVWVIVETVNVLWPRTGDPLVDWAPFIVTAALFVIGLAIRAALGLKAVPDATSTELQPQT, encoded by the coding sequence GTGGAGGACATCGAGACCCGTTCGTCACCGGTCACACCGAGTGCCGCACCGATGCGGCGTGAGTTCACCATGTGGTCGGCAGCCATGCTCGGCTTCGTCTTCGTGTCGCCGATCGTGGCCATGTACATGGTGTTCGGGCTCGGTCTGGCCGCCGCCGGGCCCGGTTTCTGGTGGGCCCTGGTGGTGGTGCTGATCGGCCAGGTGCTCATCGGCGTGACGTTCGGTGTGCTCGCCTCGCGGTGGCCGATGGCAGGCGGGGTGTACCAGTGGTCGCGGCGCTTGCTCGGCCCGGCCTACGGGTGGTTCGCCGGATGGGCCTACATGTGGACGCTGATGATCACCCTGACCGCGGTGTCCTACGGTGGCGCGTTGTTCGCCGCCGCCGCTTTCGATCTCGACGCGGACAACCAGATGCTGATGACGCTCGTCGGAATGGTCATCCTCGCCGGTGCTGTGCTCGTCAACGTGCTGGGCCGCGCGGCGGTCCGCATCGTCGGCTTCCTGTGCCTGATCGCCGAGGTGGTCGGCTCGGTGGGTATCGCGATTTGGCTGTTGTGCTTCCATCGCGTCAACAGCGTCGTGACGCTCGGCAGCGCGCTCACCTGGCCGTCGGACACCGCCTTCATGGCCACCCCGTTCGTGCTGGCGATCATGTTCGCGGGATGGTCCTTCCTCGGTTTCGAGAGCGCCAGCACCCTCGCCGAGGAGGTCGGTGAACCCAAGCGCGACATCCCCAGGGCGATCGTCGGATCCCTCGTCGGCGTCGGAATCGTCGTGCTGTTCACGTGTTTCGCCTTCCTGATGGCCATGCCCGAAAGCGCCGCCGCCGAGGCGGACCCCGTCGCGGCCACGCTCACCGCATACCTCCCGGCGCCTGCCTTCAAGGCGGTCATGATCCTGTTCGTCATCGCCTACTTCGCCACCGTCGTCGCGATCAGTTCGGCCGTGTCGCGCATCGTGTGGTCATACGGGCGCAATGGGGAACTACCGGTGAGCCGCCACCTCGGCAGACTTCACGGGCGCATCAACACCCCGACCATCGCGACGGTGGTCACCGGCACGATCGGCATTCTGCTGTACCTGCCGTTCCAGAGCGAGCACATTTACACGCTGCTGGTCACATTCGTGACCGCAGGCTTCTTCCTGTCGTTCAGTTTTCCCATCGTCGGGCTCGCCATCAGCAAGATCCGGGGGACGTGGGACCGCTCCGAACCGACGTTCCTCGGCCGCGCCGGGCACGTCGCGGGATGGCTCGCGCTGGTGTGGGTGATCGTCGAGACCGTCAACGTGCTGTGGCCTCGCACCGGCGACCCGCTGGTCGACTGGGCGCCGTTCATCGTCACAGCAGCCCTGTTCGTCATCGGCCTCGCCATCCGGGCGGCATTGGGGCTCAAGGCCGTTCCGGATGCCACGAGTACGGAACTCCAGCCGCAAACCTGA